One Myxococcus stipitatus genomic window, GAGCGTGCCCGGGTTGACGTCCACCAGCTTCACCACCCAGTCCGCGTCCGACCCCGTGGTGGACACCCACAGCTCGGCCTCGAGGGGCCCCGCCACCGTCAGGTCCTCCTCCAGGGGCTCGGTCTGGAACACCACCACGTCCGGACGGCTGGAGGCGAAGCGCTGGTCCTCGGCCATGTAGCTCGAGCTCCAGTGGGTGGAGATCTCCTTCGTGTACGGCACGGGCTTGGCCGGGTCGCTGACGTACTCGGCGAAGGACTCCGCGCTCCCCGTGGGCGCCTGGGTGGACAGGCCGCCCTTCGGCTGGAAGTACAGCTTCGTCGGCCGCGCGGCCTTCGGCGGCCACGCGTCGAGCTGACGCCAGCGATTGGCGCCCGTCTCGAACACCAGCGCCTCCGGCAGGGCCGGCTTGTCGCCGTCCTTCAGGTGGTGCTTGAAGAAGGCCAGCGCCAGGTCCGCGTACGTGTCGCTGGTCCGGAAGCCGAACTCCGCGTCACCGAGCGAGGAGCCCTCGGTGCGAATCCAGCCGCCATGGGACCACGGCCCCATGATGATCGAATTCGAGATGCCGGGGTTCTGCTTCTCGATGGCGGCGTACGTGCGCAGCGGACCGTAGAGGTCCTCCGTGTCGAACCACCCGCCCACCACCAGCACCGCGGCCTTGATGTTCTTCAGGTGCGGCAGCAGGTTGCGCGCCTGCCAGAAGGCGTCGTAGTTGGGGTGCGCGACGATGTCCTTCCAGAAGGCCACCTTGCCCTCCAGGTGCTTCGACTCGGCGTTGGGCAGGGGCCCCAGGTCCAGGAAGAACTGGTAGCCGTCCGGCGTGCCGTGCTCGAAGAACGCCCACTCCTCGCTGTCGGTGGGCTTCGGGCGAGGCTGGCCGAAGGTCGAGAAGAAGTTGAACGCCATGTTCAGGTTGAACGCGCCGTTGCGGTGCATGTCGTCGCCGATGAACCAGTCGGCGATGGGCGCCTGCGGCGACACGGCCTTGAGCGCGGGGTGCGAGTCGATGGCGCCCGCGGACGTGTAGAAGCCGGGGTAGGAGCCGCCCATCTGCCCCACGCGCCCGTTGTTGTAGGGCACCCGCTTCACCAGCCAGTCAATGGTGTCGTACGTGTCCGTGCTCTCGTCCGTGTCCTTGGGCCCGCGCTTCTTCGGGTTGTGGGGACGGACGTTGACGAACTCGCCTTCGGACATGTGCGCGCCGCGCACGTCCTGGAAGACGAAGATGAACCCCTCCTTCTCGAACCCCTCCGTCTGCCCCAGCAGCGTCTTGTACCGGTCCGGTCCGTACGGGGCGACGCTGTAGGGCGTGCGCTCCATCAGGATGGGGTAGCGCCGGGTCGGCGACGCATCCACGGGGACATACACGGAGGTGAACAGCTTCACGCCATCCCGCATCGGGATGCGGAACTCATACTTCGCGTATCGGGAACGAATCCGCTCGGTGCGCTCCGGCGACGAGGCGCCCGGTGCCTTCGAGGGGGATGGATTCGCCTGCGCCCGCGCCGTGCCGGCGAGGGACAGCATCAGGAGTGCCGCGAGAAGACGGGACACGGAGGACATGCACGCTCCTTCGAGGGAGGGCGACATCGTGGGGGACGGCGGACCCCGGAGGAAGACACCGGGAATCCGCGTGCGCAACCCCCGAGGTCGCCGTTTCTTCCCGGAACCCTCGATCCACCCCTCCGGCGCTCAGCCCCGCCCGTCCCCGCCCTCGTCCGGCGTCGTGTCCAGCCCATATTTGCGCAGCTTGTCGTGCAGCGTGGCCCGGCCGATGCCCAGCCGCCGCGCGGCGCCGCTGCGGTTGCCGCCCTCGATGCGCAGCGCGTCCAGGACGAGGCCCCGCTCATAGGCCTCCACGCGCTCCTTGAGCCCCAGCGACGCGGACGCGTCGCTCGTCGGGACGGGCTCCGCGCGCGGAGCGTCCTGGCCCGGCAGCAACGCCACGTCCAGCGCCCCATCGCTGGAGAGGGCCACCACGCTCTCCAGGGTGTTCTCCAGCTCGCGCACGTTGCCTGGCCATGACCAGGCCCCCAACCGCTCCACGAAGCCCTCGGGAATCTTCAGGGGGCCGGTGTGGAACCGGTCGCTGAAGCGGTCCAGGAACATGCGCGCCAGCACGGGGATGTCCTCGGGGCGCTCTCGCAACGCAGGCACCCGCAGCTGCACGACGTTGAGCCGATAGTAGAGGTCCTCGCGGAAGGCCCCCTCCGCCGCGCGCTTGCGCAGGTCCCGGTGCGTCGCGGCGAGGATGCGGACGTCCACCTTCACCGGCCGGTCCTCCCCCACGGGGCGGACCTCTCCCTCCTGGAGCACGCGCAAGAGCTTGGCCTGGAGCGGCAGCGCCAGCTCCCCCACCTCGTCCAGCAGCAGCGTCCCGCCATCCGCCTCGCGGAACAGCCCCTGGCGGACGCGGTGGGCGCCAGTGAAGGCCCCCTTGGCGTGTCCGAACAGCTCCGCCTCCGCCAGCTCCTCGGTGAGGGCCGCGCAGTTGAACCGCAGATAGGGACGCGAGGCGCGAGGCGAGGCGCGAACCAGGGCCTCCGCCACCCGCTCCTTGCCCGTGCCGCTCTCGCCGGTGATGAGCACCGTGACGTCGCGCGAGCCCGCGCGCTGGACCAGCTGCGCCAGCCGCCCCATGGCGTCCGAGACGAAGACGAGCGAGCGGGAGAGGTTCAGCTCCCCCTGGAGCCGCTCGTTCTCGCGACGCAGCCGCACCGCCTCGAGCGCCCGGGTGACGACCGCGAGCAGCTCGTCCACGTCGAAGGGCTTGCGGAAGTAGTCATGGGCCCCGGCCTTCACCGCCTCCACCGCGAACCGCTCGGAGCCGTGCGCGGTGATGACGATGACGCGCGGCGCGTGAGGCAGGGCCTGGATGCGGCGCACCAGCTCCATGCCATCCATGCGAGGCATGCGCAGGTCGGTGATGACCAGCTCGCACGGGCGGGCCGCGAGCTTCTCCAGCGCGGCCGCGCCATCCTCCGCCAGCTCCACCTCCACGCCCGCGAGGCTCCGCAGCGTCTCCTTCAGCGTGAAGCGCACGCCCGCGTCGTCGTCCACCACCAGCACCCGCGAGCCCGTCGCGACCTCACCCTGCACGCGCCACCTCGCGCTCCCGCACCGGGACCAGGGCCTCCGAGGGGGGCTCTCGCGGCAGCAGCAGCTCCGCCACGCAGCCTCCCCCCTCCGCGTCACGCAGCGTCACGTCGCCTCCATGTTGCCGGGCCAGGGCCCGGGCCACGGTGAGCCCCAGCCCGGAGCCCTTGGACTTCGTGGTGACGCCCGCCTCGAAGACCCGCGCGCCCAACCCGGGCGCGAGCCCGGGGCCCGTGTCGCGGATGGAGACCCGCGCCTCCCCGAGGCTGTTCATGTCCACCTTCACCTCCACGCGCCCCTCCCGGGGGCTCGCGTCGATGGCGTTGAGCAGCAGGTTCATCACCACCTGCTTCACCTTGCGGCGGTCGCACCGCGCCAGCACCGGCCCCTCTCCGACGCGGACCAGCCGCACGACGTGCTCCGCGGCGACGCCCTCGTGGAGCACCAGGGCCTCGTCGCACAGCGCGGCCAGGTCCTCCTCGCCGATGGACAGCGGCACCAGGGGACGGGAGAAGTCGAGGAACTCCTCCAGGATGCCCTGCATGCGCGTCACCTCGGACTGGAGGACCTCCAGTCGCTCCGAGGGCTGCGCCTTGCCGGCCTCCCGGGCCATGAGCTGCGAGAGCCCCTTCACGGTGGCCAGCGGGTTCTTCAGCTCGTGGGCGATCTCCGCCGACAGGGCCTCCAGCGTCCGCGCATGGACGCGGTGGGTGGCCAGCAGCTCGTCGCGCTGGGAGAAGGCCTCGGAGAGCATGTCGTCGAACGTACCGCGAATCGCCGCGCCGATGACGTTGGCCGCGATGACCAGCAACGGCATGCAGATGGCCGCCGCGATGAGCATCGCGCGAGGGGGCTCGCCCAGGAAGGACAGGTGCAGGTCCGGAATCCAGCCACACAGGTGCGTCGCGGACAGCAGCGCCAGCAGCAGCAGCTCCTTGACCAGGAGGATGTTGCGCTGACGCGCCGGCAGCACGGCGGCCCCCACGAAGGCCAGCGGGATGATGAGCGGCAACAGCGGACTGGCGAGCCCTCCCGTCCCCAGCGTCAGGCTCTGCTCCAGGAGGATGCCCACGCCCAGGTTGACCGGGACGCTGCGGGACGTGAAGCCATGGCGCTTGAAGCGCTTGAGCTCGATGAAGAAGAACTTCAGCCCGATGAAGACCTGCGCGACCATCCAGTAGTAGCGCCACCGGGCACCGTCGACCACCGTGGCCCCGGCGACCCCCATCATCAACAGCACGCCCCCATAGGCCCGCAGCCGCACCATGCGGCCGAAGACGCGGCCGATGTGCTTCATCTGGAGGTCGTTGAAACTCCGGCGCGCTCGCGCGTCCATGGCTCCCTCGCTACACGCTTCGCCGCGCCGCCCACCGTTCCACGGGCCCCGCATTCATGGCTGGCCTCCCGGCTTCGTGAGCACGACGCCCTCCATCCCCGTCGACTCCACGGGGTGTTGCTCGGCCGTCTCCCACGACAGGGCGGGCCACCACTTCGCGCCGAGCTCCACGGCTCCCGGCTCGAAGCTCTGCCCCGGCTGGGGCAAAACCAGCTTCACGCCGGACTTCTCCGCCGCGGCGAGCACACGCTCCCCCGGCTCGGTCCAGCCGTGGTACGCGAGTCCGAACAAGGCCCAGTGCACGGGAAGCATCACCCTGCCGCGTAGCATCTGGTGTGCCAACACGGCCTGCTCGGGGCCGATGTGCCAGTCCGGCCACGCGCGGTGATACTGGCCCGTCTCGATCATCGTCAGGTCGAACGGCCCCAGCCGCTCGCCGATGTCCTGCATGGCGGGGAACAGGCCGGTGTCGCCGGAGAAGTACACCCGGTGGGCGGGGCCCACGAAGGCATAGCTGGCCCAGAGCGTCCGGTCCTTGTCGAAGAGAAACCGGCCGGAGGCATGTCGCGCGGGTGTGGCGACGACCTCCAGCGCCCCCACCCGGGCGCGCTCCCACCAGTCGAGCTCCGCGATGCGCTCGGGCGGAATGCCCCAGGACTCGAGGTGGGCGCCGATGCCCAGCGGCACGATGAAGGTCGTCTTCCAGTCCTTCATCGCCATCAAGGTCCGGTGGTCCAGGTGGTCGTAGTGGTCATGCGAGATGACCACCGCGTCGATGGCGGGGAGCTCCTCCAGGGGGATGGGGACGGGGAACCAGCGGCGGGGGCCAACCCAGTCGAAGGGTGACACGCGCTCGCTCCACACCGGGTCGGTGAGGATGCGGTGCCCATCGAGCTCCACCAGCATCGTCGAGTGTCCCAGCCACGTCACCCGCAGCCCCGAGGGAGGCGGCGTCGAGAAGCGACCGCGCTCGATGGGCGCCACGGCGAGCGGTTGCTCGGGGCTCGTGTGGGGGCTCGCCCGCGCCATGCCCGCGAACATGTCCCACACGTGATTGACCAGGGGTTGGGGGTTGTGGAAGCTCCCGTCCCTCCATTGTGGCGAGCGCTCCATGCGCTCCCGCCGCGCCCCCTGGGCGGCCTTTCCGAACGCCGTGTATCCATCGACGACGGCGAAGAGCACCAGCGCCACCACCATACCGCCCAACGCCAGCGCGCCTCG contains:
- a CDS encoding MBL fold metallo-hydrolase, with the protein product MKQQGWRRVVRRGALALGGMVVALVLFAVVDGYTAFGKAAQGARRERMERSPQWRDGSFHNPQPLVNHVWDMFAGMARASPHTSPEQPLAVAPIERGRFSTPPPSGLRVTWLGHSTMLVELDGHRILTDPVWSERVSPFDWVGPRRWFPVPIPLEELPAIDAVVISHDHYDHLDHRTLMAMKDWKTTFIVPLGIGAHLESWGIPPERIAELDWWERARVGALEVVATPARHASGRFLFDKDRTLWASYAFVGPAHRVYFSGDTGLFPAMQDIGERLGPFDLTMIETGQYHRAWPDWHIGPEQAVLAHQMLRGRVMLPVHWALFGLAYHGWTEPGERVLAAAEKSGVKLVLPQPGQSFEPGAVELGAKWWPALSWETAEQHPVESTGMEGVVLTKPGGQP
- a CDS encoding sigma-54-dependent transcriptional regulator yields the protein MQGEVATGSRVLVVDDDAGVRFTLKETLRSLAGVEVELAEDGAAALEKLAARPCELVITDLRMPRMDGMELVRRIQALPHAPRVIVITAHGSERFAVEAVKAGAHDYFRKPFDVDELLAVVTRALEAVRLRRENERLQGELNLSRSLVFVSDAMGRLAQLVQRAGSRDVTVLITGESGTGKERVAEALVRASPRASRPYLRFNCAALTEELAEAELFGHAKGAFTGAHRVRQGLFREADGGTLLLDEVGELALPLQAKLLRVLQEGEVRPVGEDRPVKVDVRILAATHRDLRKRAAEGAFREDLYYRLNVVQLRVPALRERPEDIPVLARMFLDRFSDRFHTGPLKIPEGFVERLGAWSWPGNVRELENTLESVVALSSDGALDVALLPGQDAPRAEPVPTSDASASLGLKERVEAYERGLVLDALRIEGGNRSGAARRLGIGRATLHDKLRKYGLDTTPDEGGDGRG
- a CDS encoding CocE/NonD family hydrolase, producing the protein MSSVSRLLAALLMLSLAGTARAQANPSPSKAPGASSPERTERIRSRYAKYEFRIPMRDGVKLFTSVYVPVDASPTRRYPILMERTPYSVAPYGPDRYKTLLGQTEGFEKEGFIFVFQDVRGAHMSEGEFVNVRPHNPKKRGPKDTDESTDTYDTIDWLVKRVPYNNGRVGQMGGSYPGFYTSAGAIDSHPALKAVSPQAPIADWFIGDDMHRNGAFNLNMAFNFFSTFGQPRPKPTDSEEWAFFEHGTPDGYQFFLDLGPLPNAESKHLEGKVAFWKDIVAHPNYDAFWQARNLLPHLKNIKAAVLVVGGWFDTEDLYGPLRTYAAIEKQNPGISNSIIMGPWSHGGWIRTEGSSLGDAEFGFRTSDTYADLALAFFKHHLKDGDKPALPEALVFETGANRWRQLDAWPPKAARPTKLYFQPKGGLSTQAPTGSAESFAEYVSDPAKPVPYTKEISTHWSSSYMAEDQRFASSRPDVVVFQTEPLEEDLTVAGPLEAELWVSTTGSDADWVVKLVDVNPGTLPGAKKGFGDKGKPNRGHQQTLVRGEPFRGRFRDSFSEPKPFKPGEATKVRFTINDVFHTFLRGHRVMIQVQSSWFPFIDRNPQTFVPNIFEAKETDFTRAFHRVYHSSAHPSFIQVGVLPPLDTQGG
- a CDS encoding sensor histidine kinase — encoded protein: MDARARRSFNDLQMKHIGRVFGRMVRLRAYGGVLLMMGVAGATVVDGARWRYYWMVAQVFIGLKFFFIELKRFKRHGFTSRSVPVNLGVGILLEQSLTLGTGGLASPLLPLIIPLAFVGAAVLPARQRNILLVKELLLLALLSATHLCGWIPDLHLSFLGEPPRAMLIAAAICMPLLVIAANVIGAAIRGTFDDMLSEAFSQRDELLATHRVHARTLEALSAEIAHELKNPLATVKGLSQLMAREAGKAQPSERLEVLQSEVTRMQGILEEFLDFSRPLVPLSIGEEDLAALCDEALVLHEGVAAEHVVRLVRVGEGPVLARCDRRKVKQVVMNLLLNAIDASPREGRVEVKVDMNSLGEARVSIRDTGPGLAPGLGARVFEAGVTTKSKGSGLGLTVARALARQHGGDVTLRDAEGGGCVAELLLPREPPSEALVPVREREVARAG